The proteins below come from a single Streptomyces sp. M92 genomic window:
- a CDS encoding acyl-CoA thioesterase, with amino-acid sequence MRHIYRCPLRWADMDAYGHVNNVVFLRYLEEARIDFLFRPEKDFKQGSVVARHEIDYKRQLVHRHHPVDIELWVTEIRAASFTLTYEVKDGDVLYVRASTVIVPFDFEAQRPRRITAEEREFLEEYTDAEEDAKEEAVVV; translated from the coding sequence TTGCGGCACATCTACCGCTGCCCACTGCGCTGGGCGGACATGGACGCGTACGGCCACGTCAACAACGTGGTCTTCCTCCGCTACCTGGAGGAGGCCCGTATCGACTTCCTGTTCCGCCCGGAGAAGGACTTCAAGCAGGGGTCGGTGGTGGCGCGCCACGAGATCGACTACAAACGGCAGCTCGTCCACCGGCACCACCCGGTCGACATCGAGCTGTGGGTCACGGAGATAAGGGCGGCCTCCTTCACGCTGACCTACGAGGTCAAGGACGGGGACGTGCTCTACGTCCGCGCCTCCACGGTCATCGTGCCGTTCGACTTCGAGGCGCAGCGGCCCCGGCGGATCACCGCCGAGGAGCGGGAGTTCCTGGAGGAGTACACGGACGCCGAGGAGGACGCCAAGGAGGAGGCCGTCGTCGTATGA
- a CDS encoding YfjP family GTPase, whose translation MTAVTDQDPTEHTGHTTGDAGQAGEPDRGDRADRADRVDRVDRVDRVDRVDRADRADRSDQPVEPSPRAVEGTAAREDAEGDVVQGGAAREREGERRRRGFHARVKDAAASRRTEHGTSVPAMPTAPTGSTVPSGTSVSAGARGADSARRTTAERPAGTERSAGRERSAGTEHGAGGAPGSGDVGDGAWGDGLIARRVDEKNGGPDPYFTVPSRPAGSSAALMPLAYDGQLRSRLDALRELVGLSRTRLDTSTLSEAGRVLDEAAARRRLSGQHTVVAIAGATGSGKSQLFNTLAGVTISETGVRRPTTAAPIACSWSDGAASLLDRLSIPGRLRRRPIQHPDSESPLRGLVLIDLPDHDSAAVLHREQVDRILRLVDAVIWVVDPEKYADAVLHERYLRPMAGHAEVTFVVLNQVDRLPGEAAEQVLDDLRRLLDEDGIALGEYGEPGATVLALSALTGEGIGELREALGQFVTERQAPARRIAADVDAAARELRPVYVAGRRTGLSEEAREEFADRLADAVGATAAGEAAERAWLRNANRACGTPWLRLWRWYHDRREPPTGRLPLRAHADEEATARQRVEQAVRTVSDRASAGLPAPWAQAMREAAVRGAQGLPEALDELAVRTGLPPGRPPRPGWWPVAVLAQATMTLLQVVGGLWLLAQIIGFVPPNLGVPVLLMLAGIIGGPLIEWSCRVAARGPARRYGHEAERLLREAAAGCGRARVLDPLAAELLRYREVREQYGRVTGAGAAAR comes from the coding sequence GTGACCGCCGTCACTGACCAGGACCCCACCGAGCACACCGGCCACACGACCGGGGACGCAGGCCAGGCGGGTGAGCCGGACCGGGGCGACCGGGCAGACCGGGCCGACCGGGTGGACCGGGTGGACCGGGTGGACCGGGTGGACCGGGTGGACCGAGCGGACCGAGCGGACCGGTCGGATCAGCCGGTCGAGCCGAGTCCGCGCGCGGTGGAAGGCACCGCCGCGCGGGAGGACGCCGAGGGGGACGTCGTGCAGGGCGGGGCCGCGCGGGAGCGCGAGGGCGAGCGCCGCCGCCGCGGGTTCCACGCGCGCGTGAAGGACGCGGCGGCGTCACGCCGTACGGAACACGGGACCTCCGTGCCCGCCATGCCCACCGCGCCCACCGGGTCCACTGTGCCTTCCGGAACGTCTGTGTCGGCTGGGGCCCGTGGGGCGGACTCGGCACGCCGGACGACCGCGGAGCGTCCGGCGGGTACGGAGCGTTCCGCGGGCAGGGAGCGTTCCGCGGGCACGGAGCACGGCGCCGGTGGAGCGCCCGGCTCCGGGGACGTCGGCGACGGTGCCTGGGGCGACGGGCTGATCGCGCGGCGGGTGGACGAGAAGAACGGCGGGCCGGACCCGTACTTCACCGTGCCGAGCCGACCCGCCGGTTCCTCGGCCGCCCTGATGCCGCTGGCGTACGACGGACAGCTCAGGTCGCGGCTCGACGCGCTGCGCGAACTGGTCGGCCTGTCCCGCACCCGGCTCGACACGAGCACGCTCTCCGAGGCGGGCCGGGTCCTGGACGAGGCCGCCGCGCGGCGCAGGCTCTCCGGGCAGCACACCGTGGTCGCCATCGCGGGTGCCACCGGCAGCGGCAAGTCGCAGTTGTTCAACACCCTGGCCGGAGTGACGATCTCCGAGACGGGTGTGCGCCGCCCGACCACCGCGGCACCCATCGCCTGCAGCTGGAGCGACGGCGCGGCCAGCCTCCTGGACCGGCTGAGCATTCCCGGCCGGCTGCGCCGCCGCCCGATCCAGCACCCGGACTCCGAGTCGCCGCTGCGCGGACTGGTCCTGATCGACCTTCCGGACCACGACTCGGCGGCCGTGCTCCACCGCGAGCAGGTGGACCGCATCCTGCGGCTCGTCGACGCCGTCATCTGGGTCGTCGACCCGGAGAAGTACGCCGACGCCGTGCTCCACGAGCGCTATCTGCGGCCGATGGCCGGCCACGCGGAGGTCACCTTCGTCGTCCTCAACCAGGTCGACCGGCTGCCCGGCGAGGCCGCCGAACAGGTCCTCGACGACCTGCGGCGCCTGCTCGACGAGGACGGCATCGCGCTCGGGGAGTACGGCGAACCCGGCGCGACCGTGCTCGCCCTGTCCGCGCTGACCGGCGAGGGCATCGGCGAACTGCGCGAGGCGCTCGGTCAGTTCGTCACGGAGCGGCAGGCTCCGGCGCGCCGCATCGCGGCCGACGTGGACGCCGCCGCGCGGGAGCTGCGGCCTGTGTACGTCGCCGGACGGCGGACCGGGCTCAGCGAGGAGGCGCGGGAGGAGTTCGCCGACCGGCTCGCGGACGCGGTGGGCGCCACCGCGGCGGGCGAGGCGGCCGAACGCGCCTGGCTGCGCAACGCCAACCGCGCGTGCGGCACGCCCTGGCTGCGGCTGTGGCGCTGGTACCACGACCGGCGCGAACCCCCCACGGGACGGCTGCCGCTGCGCGCCCACGCCGACGAGGAGGCCACGGCCCGCCAGCGCGTCGAGCAGGCGGTGCGCACGGTCTCCGACCGGGCGTCGGCCGGGCTGCCCGCGCCGTGGGCGCAGGCGATGCGCGAGGCCGCGGTCCGCGGCGCCCAGGGGCTGCCCGAGGCCCTGGACGAGCTGGCGGTGCGCACGGGGCTGCCGCCGGGGCGTCCGCCGCGGCCGGGCTGGTGGCCGGTGGCGGTGCTGGCGCAGGCGACGATGACCCTGCTTCAGGTGGTGGGCGGGCTCTGGCTGCTGGCGCAGATCATCGGGTTCGTGCCGCCGAACCTCGGCGTGCCGGTGCTGCTGATGCTGGCCGGGATCATCGGCGGCCCCCTCATCGAGTGGAGCTGCCGCGTCGCGGCGCGCGGACCGGCACGGCGCTACGGCCACGAGGCGGAACGCCTGCTGCGGGAGGCGGCCGCGGGGTGCGGCCGTGCCAGGGTGCTGGACCCGCTGGCGGCGGAGCTGTTGCGGTACCGGGAGGTGCGGGAGCAGTACGGGCGGGTCACGGGGGCGGGAGCGGCGGCGAGGTAG
- a CDS encoding single-stranded DNA-binding protein, translating to MNETMICAVGNVATQPVYRELANGPSARFRLAVTARYWDREKSAWTDGHTNFFTVWANRQLATNASSSLAVGDPVVVQGRLKVRTDLREGQNWTSADIDAVAIGHDLARGTAAFRRAGRSETATTSPPQPEPNWETPAPEAADPADSPAPVTGQRPEPAAVA from the coding sequence ATGAACGAGACGATGATCTGCGCGGTGGGCAACGTGGCGACGCAGCCGGTGTACCGGGAACTCGCCAACGGCCCGTCGGCACGCTTCAGGCTGGCGGTCACCGCGCGCTACTGGGACCGGGAGAAGAGCGCGTGGACGGACGGCCACACCAACTTCTTCACGGTGTGGGCCAACCGGCAGCTCGCCACCAACGCGTCGTCGTCGCTGGCGGTGGGTGATCCGGTGGTGGTCCAGGGCCGGCTGAAGGTGCGCACGGACCTGCGCGAGGGGCAGAACTGGACCTCGGCGGACATCGACGCGGTGGCGATCGGCCACGACCTGGCCCGCGGTACGGCGGCGTTCCGGCGCGCCGGCAGGTCCGAGACGGCGACCACCTCTCCACCGCAGCCGGAGCCCAACTGGGAGACACCGGCCCCGGAAGCGGCCGACCCGGCCGACTCGCCCGCTCCGGTCACCGGGCAGCGGCCGGAGCCCGCGGCCGTGGCATGA
- a CDS encoding FtsX-like permease family protein, with amino-acid sequence MNRANRVPAPWTRTRLRAAPGAAGALALLVALTACLAAAFPRALDRYADAGLSRAVEQVHPGQSSLQVSADPGLGGKTADQEDALRPESVTGYYESIVDTVESPLAVDGSRSAYGVRSTSDLIAAEEWLPRPDGLPAQMVLAAPNDLAGHARLRSGRLPRATGGPVTASTGRVEAAVTEETARTLRIEAGSVIHVHGRDELAVHVTGVVAPREPDGVYWSVWSVLRTPSLVRTPGGDPNAPRFWRGGLLLPPEAAPALLGTDGGPMRYWHLAPDTEALHGRDLDRLSASVASLESGPGTEQLRSMLSPFAEVETGLDAVFTTYDRLRGDIAPLVSVAASGAGTVAAVVLLMTGGLAAGRRRAELALLRARGASLRGLTGRLLAETAVVALPAGALGLAVAVLVLPGARLLPALGAAGAVTAVACLALPLRAAAAHRAVRVHDGRRDVATARPSRRRTVAELTAVALALGAVELLRRRGATGGSGDLVSLAPVLVGVIAALVLVRLQPPVLRGLARPAGRLRGAVGHLALARAGRTSVSTVLPLLALLTAFTTAAFGGSVLAGVSDARDRAAVLAVGADARVEAASGPLPSGLPGRLAHAPGVRGLTEVSIAYQAKTSDGRQSLPVAGVDPEAYAALAARTGLGGFAPDELTRRDGSGDALPALASSMVAGRFGTQPFPVRMEDGTFVTLRITVVRDRTPALFRDDFLVVDRAGLSARAARPTVLLLTGGGLDADALRRAAGDGASVHLRSEERARYVDSPLQSGAERVYTAAVAAGAGYAALALLLSLARAAPERAALLARLRTMGLTPAQGRRLLVLESLPQAVPAVAGGVLTGWAAIRLLSPGIDLTTIALAATSPSTVPAQLRADPWSLAVPAVAVLVLTVGVAAGQAWWSGRRGAVTELRAGDAR; translated from the coding sequence GTGAACCGGGCAAACCGAGTGCCCGCCCCCTGGACACGCACCCGGCTGCGGGCAGCCCCCGGTGCCGCGGGCGCGCTGGCACTGCTGGTGGCGCTGACGGCGTGTCTCGCCGCCGCCTTCCCGCGGGCGCTGGACCGGTACGCGGACGCCGGTCTGAGCCGGGCCGTCGAGCAGGTCCACCCCGGGCAGAGCAGCCTCCAGGTCAGCGCCGACCCCGGCCTGGGCGGGAAGACGGCGGACCAGGAGGACGCGCTGCGTCCCGAAAGCGTCACCGGCTACTACGAGTCGATCGTGGACACCGTCGAGAGCCCGCTGGCCGTCGACGGCTCCCGGTCGGCGTACGGGGTGCGCAGCACGTCCGACCTGATCGCGGCGGAGGAGTGGCTGCCCCGGCCGGACGGGCTGCCCGCGCAGATGGTCCTCGCCGCCCCGAACGACCTCGCCGGCCACGCCCGCCTGCGCTCCGGCCGGCTGCCCCGGGCGACCGGCGGCCCGGTGACCGCCTCGACCGGCCGGGTGGAGGCAGCGGTGACCGAGGAGACGGCCCGCACGCTGCGCATCGAGGCGGGTTCGGTCATCCACGTGCACGGCAGGGACGAGCTCGCCGTCCACGTCACCGGTGTCGTCGCGCCACGCGAACCCGACGGCGTCTACTGGTCGGTCTGGTCCGTCCTGCGGACGCCGTCCCTGGTGCGCACACCCGGCGGCGACCCGAACGCCCCGAGGTTCTGGCGCGGCGGCCTGCTGCTCCCGCCCGAGGCGGCGCCCGCGCTGCTGGGCACGGACGGCGGCCCCATGCGCTACTGGCACCTGGCGCCCGACACGGAAGCACTGCACGGCCGGGACCTCGACCGGCTCAGCGCCTCGGTGGCCTCGCTGGAGTCCGGGCCGGGCACGGAGCAGCTGCGCTCGATGCTCAGCCCGTTCGCCGAGGTCGAGACCGGGCTCGACGCCGTGTTCACCACGTACGACCGGCTGCGCGGGGACATCGCTCCGCTGGTCTCCGTCGCCGCGTCGGGCGCCGGGACGGTCGCCGCCGTCGTCCTGCTGATGACGGGCGGTCTGGCCGCCGGGCGGCGCCGCGCCGAACTGGCACTGCTCCGGGCCCGCGGCGCGTCCCTGCGGGGCCTGACGGGCCGGCTGCTGGCGGAGACGGCGGTGGTGGCGCTGCCCGCGGGCGCCCTCGGCCTCGCCGTGGCCGTCCTCGTCCTGCCCGGCGCCCGGCTGCTGCCCGCGCTGGGGGCCGCCGGGGCGGTCACCGCGGTGGCCTGCCTCGCGCTGCCGCTGCGGGCCGCCGCCGCGCACCGTGCCGTACGGGTGCACGACGGCCGTCGGGACGTCGCGACCGCGCGCCCGTCCCGGCGCCGTACGGTCGCCGAGCTGACGGCCGTGGCGCTGGCCCTCGGCGCGGTCGAGCTGCTGCGCCGGCGCGGGGCGACGGGCGGATCCGGGGACCTGGTGTCCCTGGCGCCGGTGCTGGTGGGGGTGATCGCCGCGCTGGTGCTGGTCCGTCTCCAGCCGCCGGTGCTGCGCGGCCTGGCCCGCCCGGCCGGACGGCTGCGCGGCGCGGTGGGGCATCTGGCGCTGGCCCGCGCGGGCCGTACGTCCGTCTCCACCGTGCTGCCGCTCCTCGCGCTGCTGACCGCGTTCACCACCGCCGCGTTCGGCGGCTCGGTCCTGGCCGGTGTCTCGGACGCCCGGGACCGGGCCGCGGTGCTCGCCGTCGGCGCCGACGCCCGCGTCGAGGCGGCGTCCGGACCGCTGCCGTCCGGCCTGCCCGGCCGCCTCGCGCACGCGCCCGGCGTGCGGGGGCTCACCGAGGTGAGCATCGCCTACCAGGCCAAGACCTCGGACGGCCGCCAGTCGCTGCCGGTCGCGGGCGTGGACCCGGAGGCCTACGCGGCGCTGGCGGCGCGGACGGGCCTCGGCGGGTTCGCGCCGGACGAGCTGACGCGGCGGGACGGCTCGGGGGACGCGCTCCCGGCGCTGGCCTCCTCGATGGTCGCCGGACGGTTCGGCACGCAGCCCTTCCCGGTCCGGATGGAGGACGGCACCTTCGTCACCCTCCGGATCACCGTCGTCCGCGACCGCACGCCGGCCCTCTTCCGCGACGACTTCCTGGTCGTGGACCGGGCCGGGCTCTCCGCGCGGGCGGCCCGGCCGACCGTACTGCTGCTGACCGGCGGCGGCCTGGACGCGGACGCCCTGCGGCGGGCGGCGGGCGACGGCGCGTCCGTGCACCTGCGGTCCGAGGAACGGGCCCGGTACGTCGACTCGCCCCTGCAGTCCGGCGCGGAGCGCGTCTACACGGCCGCCGTGGCGGCGGGCGCCGGGTACGCCGCCCTGGCCCTGCTGCTGTCCCTCGCCCGCGCGGCCCCCGAACGCGCCGCCCTCCTCGCCCGCCTGCGCACCATGGGCCTCACCCCGGCCCAGGGCCGCCGCCTGCTGGTCCTGGAGTCCCTGCCCCAGGCAGTACCGGCCGTCGCGGGCGGCGTCCTGACCGGCTGGGCGGCGATCCGGCTGCTCTCCCCCGGCATCGACCTGACGACGATCGCCCTGGCGGCCACCTCGCCCTCGACGGTCCCGGCCCAGCTGCGCGCCGACCCGTGGTCGCTGGCCGTCCCGGCGGTCGCGGTGCTGGTGCTGACGGTGGGTGTGGCGGCCGGGCAGGCGTGGTGGTCGGGCCGGCGCGGCGCGGTCACGGAGCTGCGGGCGGGGGACGCGCGGTGA
- the ettA gene encoding energy-dependent translational throttle protein EttA, translating to MAEFIYTMRKARKAHGDKVILDDVTLNFLPGAKIGVVGPNGAGKSTVLKIMAGLEQPSNGDAFLSPGYTVGILLQEPPLNEEKTVLENVQEGVAEVKGKLDRFNEIAEQMATDYSDALLEEMGKLQEELDHANAWDLDAQLEQAMDALGCPPGDWPVVNLSGGEKRRVALCKLLLEAPDLLLLDEPTNHLDAESVNWLEQHLAKYEGTVVAVTHDRYFLDNVAGWICEVDRGRLHGYEGNYSKYLETKQTRLKVEGQKDAKRAKRLKDELEWVRSNAKGRQAKSKARLARYEEMAAEADKMRKLDFEEIQIPPGPRLGNVVVEVNNLTKAFGEKVLIDDLSFTLPRNGIVGVIGPNGAGKTTLFKMIQGFEEPDSGSIKVGDTVKISYVDQSRENIDPKKTLWAVVSDELDYINVGQVEMPSRAYVSAFGFKGPDQQKPAGVLSGGERNRLNLALTLKQGGNLLLLDEPTNDLDVETLSSLENALLEFPGCAVVVSHDRWFLDRVATHILAYEGESKWFWFEGNFESYEKNKVERLGPDAARPHRATYKKLTRG from the coding sequence TTGGCTGAGTTCATTTACACCATGCGCAAGGCGCGCAAGGCGCACGGCGACAAGGTGATCCTCGATGACGTCACCCTGAATTTCCTTCCCGGCGCCAAGATCGGTGTTGTCGGTCCGAACGGTGCCGGTAAGTCCACCGTTCTCAAGATCATGGCGGGCCTCGAGCAGCCGTCGAACGGTGACGCGTTCCTGTCGCCGGGCTACACGGTCGGCATCCTGCTGCAGGAGCCCCCGCTGAACGAGGAGAAGACCGTCCTGGAGAACGTCCAGGAGGGTGTCGCCGAGGTCAAGGGCAAGCTCGACCGGTTCAACGAGATCGCCGAGCAGATGGCGACCGACTACTCGGACGCGCTGCTGGAGGAGATGGGCAAGCTCCAGGAGGAGCTCGACCACGCCAACGCGTGGGACCTCGACGCCCAGCTCGAGCAGGCCATGGACGCGCTGGGCTGCCCGCCCGGCGACTGGCCGGTCGTGAACCTCTCCGGTGGTGAGAAGCGGCGTGTCGCGCTGTGCAAGCTGCTGCTGGAGGCGCCCGACCTGCTGCTCCTCGACGAGCCCACCAACCACCTCGACGCCGAGTCGGTGAACTGGCTGGAGCAGCACCTCGCCAAGTACGAGGGCACCGTCGTGGCCGTGACCCACGACCGGTACTTCCTGGACAACGTGGCCGGCTGGATCTGCGAGGTCGACCGAGGCCGCCTGCACGGCTACGAGGGCAACTACTCCAAGTACCTGGAGACCAAGCAGACCCGCCTCAAGGTCGAGGGCCAGAAGGACGCCAAGCGCGCCAAGCGGCTCAAGGACGAGCTGGAGTGGGTGCGGTCGAACGCCAAGGGGCGTCAGGCCAAGTCCAAGGCGCGTCTGGCGCGGTACGAGGAGATGGCCGCCGAGGCCGACAAGATGCGGAAGCTGGACTTCGAGGAGATCCAGATCCCGCCGGGCCCGCGGCTGGGCAACGTCGTCGTCGAGGTCAACAACCTCACCAAGGCCTTCGGCGAGAAGGTCCTCATCGACGACCTCTCCTTCACGCTGCCGCGCAACGGCATCGTCGGTGTCATCGGGCCGAACGGCGCCGGCAAGACCACGCTCTTCAAGATGATCCAGGGCTTCGAGGAGCCGGACTCCGGTTCCATCAAGGTCGGCGACACGGTCAAGATCTCCTACGTCGACCAGAGCCGCGAGAACATCGACCCGAAGAAGACCCTGTGGGCCGTCGTGAGCGACGAGCTGGACTACATCAACGTGGGCCAGGTCGAGATGCCGTCGCGCGCCTACGTCTCCGCCTTCGGGTTCAAGGGGCCGGACCAGCAGAAGCCGGCCGGTGTGCTCTCCGGCGGTGAGCGCAACCGCCTCAACCTCGCGCTCACCCTCAAGCAGGGCGGCAACCTGCTGCTCCTCGACGAGCCGACCAACGACCTCGACGTCGAGACCCTGAGCAGCCTCGAGAACGCCCTGCTCGAGTTCCCCGGCTGTGCCGTCGTCGTCTCCCACGACCGGTGGTTCCTGGACCGGGTGGCCACCCACATCCTCGCCTACGAGGGCGAGTCCAAGTGGTTCTGGTTCGAGGGCAACTTCGAGTCGTACGAGAAGAACAAGGTCGAGCGGCTCGGCCCGGACGCCGCCCGCCCGCACCGCGCCACCTACAAGAAGCTGACCCGGGGCTGA
- a CDS encoding Cys-Gln thioester bond-forming surface protein, whose protein sequence is MFSSFTALSLPGRGAARIAAAALVSAVAAAGVVAGAGPAAAARGGAAQGQGGATATIGGLKTHGTAVIHGAAGDQEVPAGLFEMSVDGGGMLQTYCVDVQNPTQKDAKYRETPWSGTSLGTNDDAGRIRWILQNSYPQVNDLAALAKKAGVRGGLTEQDAAAGTQVAIWRYSDDTDVEATDPEAERLADYLEKNARDLEEPTASLSLDPPAVSGRPGERLGPVTVRTNADGATVTPPVDATAGGVRIVDKDGAPVTSVTDGTQIFFDVPEEADPGTAGLTVQASTTVPVGRAFASESRSQTQILAGSSESTVTATATATWSDQGPIPALSARKNCAEGALDITASNKGDEDFTFELLDTEYTIAAGESRTVTVPLPEDRPYDFTVRGPAGFEHRFSGVLDCRTRTAALDDTTRTLTAPAPSTQAVTPTPDTNLAETGSSGVTPLIGGTAIGLVVIGGAVLLFVRRRSEGGQR, encoded by the coding sequence GTGTTTTCTTCGTTCACTGCGCTGTCCCTGCCAGGCCGGGGAGCGGCGCGAATCGCCGCCGCGGCCCTGGTGTCCGCGGTCGCCGCCGCGGGCGTGGTCGCCGGCGCGGGCCCGGCAGCCGCGGCGCGGGGCGGGGCGGCGCAGGGACAGGGCGGGGCGACGGCCACCATAGGCGGCCTCAAGACGCACGGCACCGCGGTCATCCACGGGGCCGCCGGCGACCAGGAGGTGCCGGCCGGCCTCTTCGAGATGTCCGTCGACGGCGGCGGCATGCTGCAGACGTACTGCGTCGACGTCCAGAACCCCACGCAGAAGGACGCCAAGTACCGCGAGACGCCCTGGAGCGGCACCTCGCTGGGCACCAACGACGACGCCGGGCGCATCCGCTGGATCCTCCAGAACTCCTACCCCCAGGTCAACGACCTGGCCGCGCTCGCGAAGAAGGCGGGCGTCCGCGGCGGCCTCACCGAGCAGGACGCGGCGGCCGGTACGCAGGTCGCCATCTGGCGCTACTCGGACGACACGGACGTCGAGGCCACCGACCCCGAGGCCGAACGGCTCGCCGACTACCTGGAGAAGAACGCCCGCGACCTCGAGGAGCCGACCGCCTCCCTCTCCCTCGACCCGCCCGCGGTCTCGGGCCGCCCCGGTGAGCGGCTCGGCCCGGTGACGGTCCGCACCAACGCCGACGGCGCGACGGTGACCCCGCCGGTCGACGCCACCGCGGGCGGTGTGCGGATCGTCGACAAGGACGGCGCGCCCGTCACCTCCGTCACCGACGGCACGCAGATCTTCTTCGACGTGCCGGAGGAAGCGGACCCCGGCACCGCCGGACTGACCGTCCAGGCCTCGACCACCGTGCCGGTCGGCCGGGCCTTCGCCTCCGAGAGCCGCAGCCAGACCCAGATCCTGGCCGGCTCCTCGGAGTCGACGGTCACGGCGACGGCGACCGCCACCTGGTCCGACCAGGGCCCGATACCCGCCCTGTCCGCGCGGAAGAACTGCGCCGAGGGTGCCCTGGACATCACCGCCTCCAACAAGGGCGACGAGGACTTCACCTTCGAGCTGCTGGACACCGAGTACACCATCGCGGCCGGCGAGTCCCGCACGGTGACCGTCCCGCTGCCGGAGGACCGGCCCTACGACTTCACCGTCCGCGGCCCGGCCGGCTTCGAGCACCGCTTCTCCGGCGTCCTCGACTGCCGCACCCGGACCGCCGCCCTCGACGACACCACCCGCACCCTCACCGCACCGGCCCCCTCCACCCAGGCCGTCACCCCCACCCCCGACACCAACCTCGCCGAAACCGGCAGCTCCGGGGTGACCCCTCTGATAGGCGGCACGGCCATCGGCCTCGTCGTGATCGGCGGCGCGGTCCTGCTGTTCGTCCGCAGGCGCAGCGAGGGCGGACAGCGCTGA
- a CDS encoding ABC transporter ATP-binding protein, translating to MTTTNPTLAELADRATASRDRPAYGHDALITCDRVVRIFSTDGVEVQALQGLDLLVREGELMALVGASGSGKSTLMNILAGLDAPTAGAARVAGRDLLAMTAKDRLAYRRTVVGFVWQQTSGNLMPYLTAAQNVALPMRLAGTGGRRAARAERALELLDLMGIADCRDRRPHQMSGGQQQRAAIAVALANDPAVLLADEPTGELDSHTAEQVFAAFRTANERLGTTVVIVTHDQAVAGEVSRTVAIRDGRTSTEVLRRSEVDAATGDEKVVAREYAMLDRAGRLQLPAEYTRALDMRDRVALELEPDHIAVRPDDSDGT from the coding sequence ATGACGACCACCAACCCCACCCTCGCCGAACTGGCCGACCGCGCCACCGCGTCCCGCGACCGTCCCGCCTACGGCCACGACGCCCTGATCACCTGCGACCGCGTCGTACGCATCTTCAGCACGGACGGCGTGGAGGTGCAGGCCCTCCAGGGCCTCGACCTGCTGGTCCGGGAAGGCGAGCTGATGGCGCTGGTGGGCGCCTCGGGCAGCGGCAAGTCGACGCTGATGAACATCCTGGCCGGCCTGGACGCCCCCACCGCGGGCGCCGCCCGGGTCGCGGGCCGGGACCTGCTCGCGATGACGGCGAAGGACCGGCTGGCCTACCGCCGTACGGTGGTCGGCTTCGTCTGGCAGCAGACGTCGGGCAACCTGATGCCCTACCTGACGGCCGCGCAGAACGTGGCCCTGCCGATGCGGCTGGCCGGCACCGGCGGCCGGCGCGCGGCCCGCGCCGAACGGGCGCTGGAGCTGCTGGACCTGATGGGGATCGCCGACTGCCGCGACCGCCGCCCGCACCAGATGTCGGGCGGGCAGCAGCAGCGGGCCGCCATCGCCGTGGCCCTGGCCAACGACCCCGCGGTGCTGCTCGCCGACGAGCCCACGGGCGAGCTGGACTCCCACACCGCGGAACAGGTCTTCGCCGCCTTCCGCACCGCGAACGAGCGGCTGGGCACCACCGTCGTCATCGTCACCCACGACCAGGCGGTGGCCGGCGAGGTCAGCCGCACGGTCGCCATCCGCGACGGCCGCACCTCCACGGAGGTCCTGCGCCGCAGCGAGGTGGACGCCGCGACCGGCGACGAGAAGGTGGTGGCCCGGGAGTACGCGATGCTCGACCGCGCGGGCCGGCTCCAGCTGCCCGCCGAGTACACGCGCGCCCTGGACATGCGCGACCGGGTGGCCCTGGAACTGGAACCCGACCACATCGCCGTACGCCCGGACGACAGCGACGGAACCTGA